A genome region from Chitinophagales bacterium includes the following:
- the mdh gene encoding malate dehydrogenase, producing MKITVVGAGAVGATAADNIARKELAEELILVDIKEGFAEGKAMDMMQTATLVGFDTKVKGVTNDYAATAGTDVAVITSGIPRKPGMTREELIGTNASIVKGVTENILKHSPNAIIVIVSNPMDTMTYLALKSSGLPKNRVIGMGGILDSSRFKFNLSNALNCSPNDLHGVVIGGHGDTTMIPLTRLATLNGLPVSNLLSEEALNEVAAATMVGGATLTKLIGTSAWYAPGAAVAALVESIVRNEKKVYPCCVALDGEYGQKDICLGVPVVLGKNGWEKIVDYKLNTAEQEAFNKSADAVRNMNSVLSTLTL from the coding sequence ATGAAAATAACAGTAGTAGGTGCCGGTGCTGTGGGTGCAACAGCGGCAGACAACATTGCAAGAAAAGAGCTTGCAGAGGAATTGATTTTAGTTGACATCAAAGAAGGTTTTGCAGAGGGCAAGGCTATGGATATGATGCAAACGGCTACTTTAGTTGGGTTCGATACTAAGGTGAAAGGTGTAACCAACGATTACGCTGCAACCGCAGGAACCGATGTGGCTGTAATTACTTCGGGCATTCCGCGCAAGCCGGGAATGACGCGAGAAGAACTGATTGGCACCAATGCCTCCATTGTGAAAGGGGTTACTGAAAATATTTTAAAACATTCTCCAAATGCCATTATTGTAATTGTGAGCAATCCGATGGATACCATGACCTACTTGGCGCTCAAAAGCAGTGGCTTGCCCAAAAACAGAGTAATTGGTATGGGTGGAATTTTAGATAGCTCTCGCTTTAAATTTAATTTAAGCAATGCTTTAAACTGCTCTCCAAACGATTTGCACGGAGTAGTAATTGGCGGACATGGCGATACAACCATGATCCCTTTAACGCGTTTAGCTACATTAAACGGTTTGCCTGTAAGCAATTTATTAAGCGAAGAAGCATTAAATGAAGTAGCAGCTGCTACTATGGTTGGTGGCGCTACATTAACCAAACTCATTGGCACTTCGGCTTGGTATGCTCCGGGAGCAGCCGTTGCAGCATTAGTAGAAAGCATTGTGCGCAACGAGAAAAAAGTGTATCCATGCTGTGTGGCATTAGATGGCGAATACGGGCAAAAAGATATTTGCTTGGGCGTGCCGGTAGTGCTTGGCAAAAACGGATGGGAGAAAATCGTAGATTACAAATTGAATACTGCTGAACAAGAAGCATTCAATAAGAGTGCAGATGCAGTACGTAATATGAACAGCGTATTAAGCACACTCACGCTATAA
- a CDS encoding CoA transferase, producing MVTAKEIIESIPSRFRKEKCEGYNAVVHLNLSGAAPLQYTIRIAAQQCTVSVGLHFEPDCEVVASAENYAALETGALNPQWALVSGKVKVSNVATMLRFTKCFRRFEKVHESKLLHEEAKLKNVERPMLAGPLSGVKIVDFTRLLPGPIATMFLAQQGAEVIKIEDPDNPDYIRSFEPQVAGVSAYYLSLNANKKSIAINFLTQEGRACLLKLIKTADVLVEQFRPGVMKKFGLDFETLSAINPQLIYVSITGYGATSFRAKAAGHDMNYIAESGLPFITGTKPTLPGFQAADVAGGAYMAMNAITTALFQRTKDGKGTYINVAMADCVLPLMVLPLAAQQLQQQPLTAENFELAGSIANYNIYQCADKKYIALGALEPKFWSAFCRMVHKPEWQEKIIASKEEMVLLKQEVSTLFYSKNRGEWLQIFAEADVCVSPVNDVSEVLQSPYFSQQKMFIETEITPDKKLQILRHPVEFGQSDFSKFWSAPILGEDTAAVLSAIGVDEKNIKELAAKGIVK from the coding sequence GTGGTAACAGCAAAAGAGATTATTGAAAGTATTCCCAGTAGGTTTAGGAAAGAAAAATGTGAAGGTTACAATGCAGTAGTGCACCTTAACTTAAGTGGCGCTGCGCCATTGCAATATACAATTCGTATAGCTGCGCAGCAGTGTACGGTAAGTGTAGGTTTGCATTTTGAGCCGGATTGCGAAGTGGTAGCATCTGCCGAAAATTATGCGGCATTAGAAACAGGTGCGCTAAACCCGCAATGGGCATTGGTTTCAGGGAAAGTAAAAGTGAGTAATGTGGCAACCATGCTTCGTTTTACCAAGTGCTTCAGGCGTTTTGAAAAGGTGCATGAAAGCAAGCTGCTGCACGAAGAAGCCAAACTAAAAAATGTAGAAAGGCCAATGTTGGCAGGTCCGCTGAGTGGGGTGAAGATTGTGGATTTTACAAGGCTTTTGCCCGGCCCAATTGCCACTATGTTTTTAGCACAACAAGGAGCAGAGGTTATTAAGATAGAAGATCCGGACAATCCGGATTACATCAGAAGTTTTGAGCCGCAGGTAGCCGGAGTTTCTGCATACTATTTATCGTTGAATGCAAATAAAAAAAGCATTGCTATCAATTTTTTAACCCAAGAAGGAAGAGCCTGTTTATTGAAGCTTATTAAAACTGCAGATGTATTGGTAGAGCAGTTTAGACCGGGTGTAATGAAAAAATTCGGATTGGATTTTGAAACACTTAGTGCCATAAATCCCCAATTGATTTATGTTTCCATTACGGGATATGGCGCCACTTCTTTTCGTGCTAAAGCTGCCGGACACGATATGAACTACATTGCAGAGAGCGGTTTGCCATTTATTACAGGCACGAAGCCAACATTGCCGGGTTTTCAGGCAGCTGATGTGGCGGGTGGTGCTTATATGGCAATGAATGCTATTACAACGGCACTTTTTCAACGAACCAAAGATGGAAAAGGAACATATATAAATGTAGCAATGGCAGATTGCGTATTGCCTTTAATGGTGCTTCCTTTGGCGGCACAGCAGCTACAGCAGCAGCCACTTACTGCCGAAAATTTTGAATTGGCTGGCAGCATTGCCAATTATAATATTTACCAGTGTGCCGATAAAAAATATATTGCTTTGGGAGCCTTAGAGCCTAAGTTTTGGAGTGCGTTTTGCCGAATGGTACATAAGCCCGAATGGCAGGAAAAGATTATTGCTTCCAAGGAGGAGATGGTATTATTGAAGCAAGAAGTTTCAACGCTTTTCTATTCTAAAAACAGAGGGGAGTGGCTACAAATTTTTGCAGAAGCAGATGTATGTGTTTCTCCCGTAAATGATGTAAGTGAAGTATTGCAGTCGCCATATTTTTCCCAACAAAAAATGTTTATAGAAACAGAAATTACGCCCGATAAAAAGTTGCAAATTTTGAGGCATCCGGTAGAGTTTGGGCAGTCGGATTTTAGTAAGTTTTGGTCGGCACCTATATTGGGCGAAGATACGGCTGCCGTACTTTCTGCCATAGGTGTAGATGAAAAAAATATTAAAGAATTAGCAGCAAAAGGAATTGTAAAATAG
- the lgt gene encoding prolipoprotein diacylglyceryl transferase, with product MLNYIVWNPSPDAISIGTFAVKWYGLSWGTAILLCFALAQWFCKREGKDPEKMADLMIYVFSAALVGARLAQAIFYEPERYLQNPIEIFMVWRGGLASHGGVAGVFAGMWIFSKRYPEYGYLWLMERTAIASIIAGVLIRLGNLMNSELVGRATDVSWAFIFVQVDAIPRHPTVLYESIAYALILLLQLLLYRRIENKMPGIYLSVFLTVIFSTRLLLEFTKEPEASGILGLSSTQTLSLPLIALGLVMFGLTFSGKLKNTR from the coding sequence ATGCTCAATTACATTGTTTGGAATCCCAGTCCCGATGCTATTTCCATTGGAACTTTTGCCGTGAAGTGGTACGGCTTAAGCTGGGGCACAGCAATTTTACTTTGCTTTGCTTTAGCACAGTGGTTTTGTAAGCGCGAGGGCAAAGATCCCGAGAAAATGGCAGACCTAATGATTTATGTTTTTTCTGCCGCATTGGTAGGCGCTCGTTTGGCACAAGCAATTTTTTATGAACCGGAGCGGTATCTACAAAACCCAATAGAAATTTTTATGGTGTGGAGGGGCGGCTTAGCCAGCCACGGAGGCGTAGCAGGTGTGTTTGCCGGAATGTGGATTTTTAGTAAACGCTATCCGGAATATGGCTATTTGTGGCTCATGGAGCGCACGGCTATTGCTTCAATTATTGCAGGTGTTTTAATACGCTTGGGCAACCTTATGAATAGTGAATTGGTTGGTAGGGCAACCGATGTGTCGTGGGCATTTATTTTTGTACAAGTAGATGCCATTCCGCGTCATCCAACTGTATTATACGAATCTATTGCTTATGCACTTATTCTATTGCTTCAATTATTGTTGTATAGAAGAATCGAAAACAAAATGCCCGGAATTTACCTGAGTGTTTTCTTAACCGTTATTTTTTCTACCCGTTTGTTGTTGGAGTTTACTAAGGAGCCGGAAGCGAGTGGTATATTGGGCTTAAGCAGTACTCAAACACTTAGTTTACCTTTAATTGCACTTGGTTTAGTTATGTTTGGCTTAACCTTTAGCGGCAAATTAAAAAATACAAGATGA
- a CDS encoding PorT family protein: MKHFFLITLLLPALVFAQYKNFHLGITGAANASFILNQNNYGTLAPFKQQVVRQSELAYLFTPGGTAGINFGYFFDEKWGIETHILYLRAGQHYEDDMYGPATIPQGTFGTKGDRRVKVKRNIDFNYIQIPVLGKFAYGDKLAKFYVSLGPAFGAQIGGSEKVTIAGHSYVNDSLNFSFNEKFRKYDIGIAVNFGVDIWFGRYWFLNIGLHNYCGVVDVNGDKMRQIDWFSKNDLTYQKSYNFYTGLNVGFHYVFAPRHFY, translated from the coding sequence GTGAAACATTTCTTCCTAATTACATTATTGCTTCCTGCGCTTGTTTTTGCGCAGTACAAGAACTTTCATTTGGGCATTACTGGTGCTGCCAATGCATCTTTTATTTTGAATCAAAATAATTATGGCACGTTGGCTCCATTTAAACAGCAAGTGGTGCGGCAATCGGAGCTGGCATATTTATTTACACCCGGTGGAACTGCCGGTATTAACTTTGGATATTTTTTTGATGAAAAATGGGGCATAGAAACCCATATCTTGTATCTACGGGCGGGGCAGCATTACGAAGACGATATGTATGGTCCGGCAACTATTCCGCAAGGTACATTTGGAACTAAAGGCGATAGGCGTGTAAAAGTTAAGCGCAATATAGATTTCAATTATATTCAAATTCCGGTGTTGGGAAAATTTGCCTATGGCGATAAGTTGGCAAAGTTTTATGTGAGTTTGGGGCCTGCCTTTGGCGCACAAATTGGCGGTAGCGAAAAAGTTACCATTGCCGGACATAGTTATGTAAACGATTCGTTAAACTTTTCTTTCAACGAAAAATTTAGAAAGTACGATATTGGTATTGCCGTCAATTTTGGTGTAGATATTTGGTTTGGCAGGTATTGGTTTTTAAATATTGGATTGCACAATTATTGTGGCGTGGTAGATGTAAATGGCGATAAAATGCGCCAGATAGATTGGTTTAGCAAGAATGATTTAACGTATCAGAAATCGTATAATTTCTATACCGGCTTAAATGTTGGTTTTCATTATGTTTTTGCACCGCGACATTTTTATTAG
- a CDS encoding DUF2797 domain-containing protein — protein sequence MRALGVLDKMPTRFVHPVQYHLPLGADDVAVNELVGKEILLKWTGNIYCTICGRKTKKSFGEGMCYPCFANAPENAECIVRPELCRAHLHEGRDPEWEERHHNQPHYVYLALTSEVKVGVTRGTQVPTRWIDQGAAAAIILAETPYRQKAGEIEVYLKQYFSDKTHWSKMLMNVGAGDKNLLEEKQKAAALLPEELRQFVSADNEILALEYPVKTYPTKVKSVGFDKVNELKLVLDGIRGQYFLFEGGTVMNIRKHSGYEVELIA from the coding sequence ATGCGTGCACTTGGAGTGTTAGATAAAATGCCTACCCGCTTTGTACATCCGGTTCAATACCATTTGCCATTGGGAGCAGATGATGTGGCGGTGAATGAATTGGTGGGTAAAGAAATATTGCTGAAATGGACAGGCAACATTTATTGTACCATTTGCGGCAGAAAAACAAAAAAGAGTTTTGGCGAAGGTATGTGCTATCCGTGCTTTGCTAACGCACCGGAAAATGCCGAGTGTATTGTGCGGCCGGAACTTTGCCGCGCACACCTGCACGAAGGGCGCGATCCGGAGTGGGAAGAGCGCCACCACAACCAGCCACACTATGTGTACTTGGCGCTTACCAGCGAAGTAAAAGTGGGCGTAACGCGCGGCACGCAAGTGCCAACCCGCTGGATAGACCAAGGTGCTGCAGCTGCCATTATCTTGGCAGAAACACCTTATCGCCAAAAAGCAGGTGAAATAGAAGTGTATTTAAAGCAATACTTCAGTGATAAAACCCATTGGAGTAAAATGCTGATGAATGTTGGTGCTGGCGATAAAAATTTATTAGAAGAGAAACAAAAGGCAGCAGCATTGCTACCCGAAGAATTAAGGCAATTTGTAAGTGCCGATAATGAAATTTTGGCACTAGAGTATCCGGTGAAAACCTATCCTACAAAAGTAAAAAGCGTGGGGTTCGACAAAGTGAATGAATTGAAGTTGGTGCTTGATGGTATTCGAGGCCAGTACTTTTTATTTGAAGGCGGAACCGTAATGAATATAAGAAAGCACAGCGGCTACGAAGTGGAGTTGATTGCATAG
- a CDS encoding WG repeat-containing protein, protein MMIHKLGVVWIMAIALWCSTATAGDLKKGYKLLNTGVYEEAIANFTDELKKSPDNVAANFGLARVFKAKDFKDYNLDSAFVFAKRAFMKLPLPPDDKNTKKYLEFGVRDFTVQELYQQIQKDAFYETVKVNSIEKYNHFIAVYSDKNLLEQATDKRNALAYEAAQKANTHEALKVFLDTYGAAKEAPQATMLYEQLLYKSITADGKPESYKKYMEQYPKGAYFEEAKSEFEQRGLEKTLHENTLDAYVKFQRSYPNHPSIGRVQDSIYVLFTKEGEADLYKDFLRLYPTNRNIFTAWRELYLLETVHATTQEFDSFVQHYPNYPFMSEVQQDIERSKVEYKTLKRDEKFGYINAATGEELIPVQFTEANDFYDGLAAVTKEDCDGNCYYYYINKKGDTAFASFFNYAGDFVDGRAVVGIGNCSEDSCMYGVVDKRGKFIVPAIYTEVDDVSEGFYAAAVGEKYGFLDRRGRVAIDFKYKDALAFKEGVAAVKTDSGWAFIDTNGTRLNATYYAQTSVFSSALCAVTENDSTWGYINHSFNWVIAPSYAEANDFEKGYAVVAVRERVKGKKGIFVYQRFKIDSTGRVAEKLVAATPKKSGKRKRK, encoded by the coding sequence ATGATGATACATAAACTTGGTGTTGTATGGATAATGGCAATAGCTCTATGGTGCAGCACAGCCACAGCAGGCGATTTAAAGAAAGGATACAAATTGTTGAATACCGGTGTTTATGAAGAAGCCATTGCAAATTTTACCGATGAGTTGAAGAAATCGCCTGATAATGTAGCTGCCAATTTTGGTTTGGCAAGAGTGTTTAAAGCAAAAGATTTTAAGGACTATAATTTAGATTCTGCTTTTGTTTTTGCTAAGCGAGCATTTATGAAGTTGCCATTGCCTCCCGATGATAAAAACACCAAAAAGTATCTTGAGTTTGGCGTGCGAGATTTTACGGTGCAAGAGCTGTATCAGCAAATTCAAAAAGATGCCTTTTATGAAACAGTAAAGGTAAACAGTATCGAAAAGTATAATCACTTTATTGCTGTTTACAGCGATAAAAATTTGTTGGAACAAGCAACCGATAAACGCAATGCGTTGGCATACGAGGCTGCCCAAAAAGCAAATACACACGAAGCGCTTAAAGTTTTCTTAGATACCTATGGTGCTGCTAAAGAAGCTCCACAAGCTACCATGCTATACGAGCAGTTGTTGTACAAAAGCATTACTGCCGATGGTAAGCCAGAATCGTATAAAAAGTATATGGAGCAGTATCCTAAAGGTGCGTATTTCGAAGAAGCAAAAAGCGAATTTGAGCAGCGCGGTTTAGAAAAAACTTTACACGAGAATACTTTAGATGCGTATGTAAAATTTCAACGCAGCTATCCTAATCATCCTTCTATTGGCAGAGTGCAGGATAGTATTTATGTGTTGTTTACTAAAGAGGGTGAAGCCGATTTGTATAAAGACTTTTTGCGCTTATATCCAACCAATAGAAATATTTTTACAGCATGGCGCGAACTTTACTTGTTAGAAACGGTACACGCCACCACACAGGAGTTCGATAGTTTTGTACAACACTATCCTAACTACCCATTTATGAGTGAAGTGCAGCAAGATATAGAGCGCTCAAAGGTTGAATATAAAACGCTAAAGCGCGATGAAAAGTTTGGGTATATAAATGCTGCCACAGGTGAAGAATTGATTCCTGTTCAGTTTACGGAGGCAAATGATTTTTACGATGGATTGGCAGCAGTAACTAAAGAAGATTGCGATGGTAACTGCTATTACTATTATATCAATAAGAAAGGTGATACAGCTTTTGCTTCGTTCTTTAACTATGCAGGCGATTTTGTAGATGGAAGAGCCGTGGTTGGTATAGGTAATTGTAGCGAAGATTCTTGTATGTACGGAGTTGTAGATAAACGAGGTAAGTTTATTGTACCCGCAATTTACACAGAGGTGGATGATGTGAGCGAGGGATTCTATGCAGCAGCTGTTGGTGAGAAGTACGGCTTTTTAGATAGAAGAGGGCGAGTAGCTATTGATTTTAAATACAAGGATGCACTTGCATTTAAAGAAGGTGTAGCGGCTGTAAAAACCGATAGTGGTTGGGCTTTTATAGATACCAACGGTACGCGCTTGAACGCTACCTATTATGCGCAAACATCGGTGTTTTCATCGGCACTTTGTGCGGTAACCGAAAACGATTCCACTTGGGGCTACATCAACCATAGTTTTAATTGGGTAATAGCACCGAGTTATGCAGAGGCAAACGATTTTGAAAAAGGCTATGCCGTTGTTGCCGTTCGCGAGCGTGTAAAAGGAAAAAAAGGGATTTTTGTATATCAAAGATTTAAGATAGACAGCACCGGAAGAGTGGCGGAAAAATTGGTGGCTGCTACGCCTAAAAAAAGCGGTAAACGGAAAAGGAAATAA
- a CDS encoding DnaJ domain-containing protein: protein MSYGKWIGAGLGWMVGGPIGGLLGFAAGNLLNDTPEAEAVDSGSNVSELEACLLVIATHVIKADGKATLQEVEFVRQQLIATNGEQFIEDKMQVFHHCMAHTYELEKSCGYIRIYQSETVAIQTLRWAFAIAICDNQLSEKERKLLFYIAGLLNINDVVFKKLLAEWQPKVQSLFDLFELKETATKAELVTAYRQLVLQLHPDKNPNYTEKQRKQAELKLQQLREAYQQLLKEKFSA, encoded by the coding sequence ATGAGTTACGGGAAATGGATTGGTGCAGGATTAGGGTGGATGGTTGGTGGACCTATTGGCGGTCTATTAGGTTTTGCCGCAGGTAATTTACTAAACGATACACCAGAAGCCGAAGCTGTTGATTCCGGCAGCAATGTAAGCGAGTTGGAGGCTTGTTTGCTTGTAATTGCAACACACGTTATTAAAGCCGATGGGAAAGCAACGTTACAAGAAGTTGAGTTTGTACGTCAGCAATTGATAGCCACTAATGGCGAGCAATTTATAGAAGATAAAATGCAGGTGTTTCATCATTGTATGGCACACACTTATGAACTCGAAAAATCTTGCGGCTATATTAGAATATACCAAAGCGAAACTGTAGCCATACAAACTTTGCGCTGGGCTTTTGCCATTGCAATATGCGATAATCAACTTTCGGAGAAGGAGCGTAAACTCCTATTTTATATAGCCGGATTGCTGAATATAAACGATGTGGTATTCAAAAAACTGTTGGCAGAGTGGCAGCCCAAAGTTCAATCACTTTTCGATTTGTTTGAATTGAAAGAAACCGCAACCAAGGCAGAGTTGGTAACGGCATACAGGCAGTTGGTGCTGCAATTGCATCCCGATAAAAATCCGAATTATACAGAGAAACAACGTAAGCAAGCAGAGTTAAAACTTCAGCAATTACGCGAAGCATATCAGCAATTACTGAAAGAAAAATTTAGCGCATAA
- a CDS encoding HAMP domain-containing histidine kinase translates to MKIKWIPVIGLAIVLALGGLMYIQFTWVKQSYAVREEKFDQGVMVALNAVTQQLERNEAVLYFSQTGLPDLGKSMATIYDTIQSIKTLNPKFTLIDSVGQHAMKFGFTDTSGTFISKFYGSIEVLQDHAKGLHAISQRELKKTQTPEEREKELIEYQFRKYNRMFHDLAMQFMLEDKCLDDKLNQSLVELLLKTEFAKEGIDSSFQYAVFDNFMDKKLFGTLKKVNKEQFSSYYSVPLFPNDFYENSGILIINFPNKKSFIFKSMWLMLSASLAFILIIVASFGGAFYIIFYQKKLDELKTDFINNMTHEFKTPVSTISLASQMLLNERVQENKEKISNYAHIIEEENKRLSGHIENVLQVARLDRGDFKLKKEQVNIHQLLNDITDSLTLRLQNENGLLVKRFGAAECEIEGDKFHLTNALFNLFDNAIKYRRDADPEIEINTRSSKHGIFITIKDNGIGISKENLKRIFEKFYRVPTGNIHNVKGFGLGLSYVKIIMSAHGGDISVDSELGKGSSFEIYLPFKNEAA, encoded by the coding sequence ATGAAAATTAAATGGATTCCGGTTATTGGCTTAGCCATAGTGTTGGCGCTTGGCGGCTTAATGTACATTCAATTTACTTGGGTAAAACAAAGCTACGCTGTGCGTGAAGAAAAATTCGACCAAGGCGTAATGGTAGCACTCAATGCCGTTACCCAACAGCTAGAGCGCAACGAAGCCGTACTCTACTTTTCGCAAACAGGCTTGCCCGACTTGGGAAAATCAATGGCCACTATCTACGATACCATTCAATCTATAAAAACGCTAAACCCAAAATTTACACTTATTGATTCTGTAGGTCAGCATGCTATGAAGTTTGGATTTACAGATACTTCCGGCACCTTCATAAGTAAGTTTTATGGCAGCATAGAAGTGTTGCAAGACCACGCTAAAGGTTTACATGCCATTAGCCAAAGAGAACTTAAAAAAACACAAACCCCGGAGGAGCGCGAAAAAGAATTGATTGAATATCAATTTAGGAAATACAACCGTATGTTTCACGACTTGGCCATGCAGTTTATGCTCGAAGACAAATGCTTAGACGACAAACTCAACCAATCTTTAGTGGAACTACTACTAAAAACAGAGTTTGCAAAAGAGGGAATAGACAGCAGTTTCCAATATGCCGTATTCGATAATTTTATGGATAAAAAACTATTTGGAACCTTAAAGAAAGTAAACAAAGAGCAGTTTTCCAGCTACTATTCCGTGCCGCTTTTCCCAAACGATTTTTACGAAAATTCAGGAATACTCATCATCAACTTTCCCAACAAAAAGAGTTTTATTTTTAAAAGTATGTGGCTGATGCTCAGTGCATCGCTGGCGTTCATTCTAATTATTGTGGCTTCGTTTGGCGGAGCATTCTACATTATTTTCTACCAAAAAAAATTAGATGAACTCAAAACCGATTTCATCAATAATATGACGCATGAATTTAAAACTCCCGTATCTACCATATCGCTGGCTAGCCAAATGCTGCTAAATGAGCGCGTGCAAGAAAACAAAGAAAAGATAAGCAACTACGCACATATTATTGAAGAAGAAAACAAACGCCTAAGCGGCCATATTGAAAACGTATTGCAGGTAGCGCGTTTAGACCGTGGCGATTTTAAGTTGAAAAAGGAACAAGTAAACATACACCAACTACTAAACGATATTACCGATTCGCTAACCCTGCGACTGCAAAACGAAAATGGACTATTGGTAAAGCGTTTTGGAGCAGCAGAATGTGAAATTGAAGGCGATAAATTTCACCTCACCAACGCCCTCTTTAACTTGTTTGATAATGCCATTAAATATCGAAGAGATGCCGATCCGGAAATAGAAATAAATACGCGCAGTTCCAAGCATGGAATTTTTATTACCATAAAAGACAACGGCATTGGTATTTCTAAAGAAAATTTAAAACGCATATTCGAGAAATTTTACCGTGTACCAACCGGTAATATCCACAATGTAAAAGGATTTGGTTTAGGCTTGAGCTATGTAAAAATTATTATGTCTGCTCACGGTGGCGATATTTCTGTAGATAGCGAGCTAGGCAAAGGCAGTAGTTTTGAAATTTACTTGCCTTTTAAAAACGAAGCAGCATAG